From one Neorhizobium galegae genomic stretch:
- a CDS encoding RraA family protein has protein sequence MKKYHIGSAPKQVDPELIAKFESVEVATIGHFRHRGFVHHSITPVVEPGRTLVGTAVTVAIPATDSTLLHHAIGFIRPGDFLFVDRLGDDRHACIGGGVAFAIKTAGAIGVVLDGPCTDVEEILELDLPFWSRGVSGITTRLNDLGGSLNLPISCGNVPVLPGDVVVADASGIVVIPVDEAEEVVEEAIARQARAGRNKDKVAAGEKLGDLSGASRLVAAALEPK, from the coding sequence ATGAAGAAATATCATATCGGCAGTGCGCCGAAACAGGTCGATCCGGAACTCATCGCCAAGTTCGAAAGCGTCGAAGTCGCGACCATCGGCCATTTTCGCCACCGCGGTTTCGTGCACCATTCGATCACGCCGGTGGTCGAGCCTGGCAGGACGCTGGTCGGCACGGCGGTGACGGTGGCGATCCCGGCGACCGACTCCACCCTGCTGCATCATGCGATCGGCTTCATCCGCCCCGGCGATTTCCTGTTCGTCGACAGGCTCGGCGACGACCGGCATGCCTGCATCGGCGGCGGCGTCGCCTTCGCGATCAAGACGGCGGGCGCCATCGGCGTCGTGCTCGACGGTCCGTGCACCGATGTCGAGGAGATCCTCGAACTCGATTTGCCGTTCTGGTCACGTGGTGTCTCCGGCATCACCACCAGGCTCAACGATCTCGGCGGCTCGCTCAACCTGCCGATCTCCTGCGGCAACGTTCCGGTGCTTCCGGGCGATGTTGTCGTCGCTGATGCGAGTGGCATCGTGGTGATCCCGGTCGACGAGGCCGAGGAGGTCGTCGAGGAAGCGATTGCGCGACAGGCGCGCGCGGGCCGCAACAAGGACAAGGTCGCTGCCGGCGAAAAGCTTGGCGACTTATCGGGCGCAAGCCGCCTGGTTGCTGCCGCGCTGGAGCCGAAATGA
- a CDS encoding ABC transporter ATP-binding protein, with protein sequence MSNERLSIERLNVPLPRGADRAFAVEDLSLSVSKGEILCIVGESGSGKSLTALAAMGLLPRNLGKPQGKVMFEGKNLLTLDEATRRDITGRRIAMIFQEPTAALNPIFRVGEQVSETFRIHTSFSQAEIRKKVIDLFREVQLPNPEQIFHSYPHQLSGGQCQRVMIATALALDPSVLIADEPTTALDVTTQAQILKLMLDLRARHDTGIIFITHDFGVVAEIADRVAVMQMGKLIEIGTRDEILNHPQQDYTRRLLAAVPTLTPRKEREGLGSPVLIAKNIVKTFSRSGLFGGGRTVKAVDDVDITIRRGETLGLVGESGSGKSTLAQCVIRLVQPESGDILISGGDFAGLNGKALREARRKVQIVFQDPYTALDPRQKVGDSIAEGPVIHGLDRKAAMARALDLLEACGLDRASATRFPHEFSGGQRQRICIARALAVEPELLIADESVSALDVSVQAQVLKLLADMQERLGFGILFITHDLRVASQICDNIAVMRNGRIVERGDPASLFGAPKETYTKELLAAVPGKGWQHHASENETGTAKSREETP encoded by the coding sequence ATGAGCAACGAGCGGCTTTCCATCGAGCGCCTGAACGTGCCGCTGCCACGCGGCGCCGATCGCGCCTTTGCGGTCGAAGACCTGTCGCTGTCGGTCAGCAAGGGCGAGATCCTCTGCATCGTCGGAGAATCCGGTTCCGGAAAATCGCTGACGGCGCTCGCCGCCATGGGGCTCCTGCCCCGCAACCTCGGCAAGCCCCAAGGCAAGGTAATGTTCGAGGGCAAGAACCTGCTGACCCTCGATGAAGCGACCCGCCGGGACATCACAGGGCGGCGTATTGCGATGATCTTCCAGGAGCCGACCGCCGCCCTCAACCCGATCTTCCGGGTCGGAGAGCAGGTGTCGGAGACGTTCCGGATCCACACATCGTTCTCACAGGCGGAGATCCGCAAGAAGGTCATCGATCTCTTCCGCGAAGTGCAGCTTCCCAATCCGGAGCAGATCTTCCATTCCTATCCGCACCAGCTTTCCGGCGGCCAGTGCCAGCGCGTGATGATCGCGACAGCACTTGCGCTCGATCCGTCCGTGCTGATCGCCGACGAACCGACCACCGCACTCGATGTCACCACCCAGGCGCAGATCCTCAAGCTGATGCTCGACCTGCGCGCCCGGCACGATACCGGCATCATCTTCATCACCCATGATTTCGGCGTCGTCGCCGAGATCGCCGACCGCGTCGCGGTGATGCAGATGGGCAAGCTGATCGAGATCGGCACGCGTGACGAAATCCTCAACCATCCGCAACAGGATTACACCCGCCGCCTGCTCGCGGCCGTGCCGACGCTGACACCGCGCAAGGAACGCGAAGGCCTCGGCAGTCCGGTGCTGATCGCCAAAAATATCGTCAAGACCTTCTCCCGGTCCGGCCTTTTCGGCGGCGGCCGCACGGTGAAGGCCGTGGACGACGTCGATATCACCATCCGCCGCGGCGAGACGCTGGGCTTGGTCGGCGAATCCGGCTCCGGCAAGTCGACGCTGGCGCAATGCGTCATCCGCCTCGTGCAGCCGGAAAGCGGCGACATCCTGATCTCCGGCGGCGATTTCGCCGGCCTCAACGGCAAGGCGCTGCGCGAGGCACGCCGCAAGGTTCAGATCGTTTTCCAGGATCCGTATACCGCGCTCGATCCGCGCCAGAAGGTCGGCGACTCCATCGCCGAAGGCCCGGTCATCCACGGCCTCGACCGCAAGGCGGCGATGGCCCGCGCGCTCGACCTCCTCGAAGCCTGCGGCCTCGACCGCGCCTCGGCGACCCGTTTCCCGCACGAGTTCTCCGGCGGCCAGAGGCAGCGCATCTGCATCGCCCGGGCGCTTGCCGTCGAGCCGGAACTGCTGATCGCCGACGAGAGCGTCTCCGCCCTCGACGTCTCTGTGCAGGCGCAGGTGTTGAAACTGCTCGCCGACATGCAGGAACGGCTCGGCTTCGGCATCCTGTTCATCACCCACGACCTCAGGGTCGCGAGCCAGATCTGCGACAATATCGCGGTGATGCGCAACGGGCGGATCGTCGAACGGGGCGATCCCGCCTCGCTGTTCGGTGCGCCGAAGGAAACCTACACGAAGGAACTGCTCGCCGCCGTGCCCGGCAAGGGCTGGCAGCACCACGCCAGTGAAAACGAGACCGGGACGGCAAAGTCCCGGGAGGAAACCCCATGA
- a CDS encoding creatininase family protein: MSIKRKHALKDMTFAEFRELLSEKPVILLPFGSQEEQGPHAPMGDFMLTEAVAAKVAEASYAIVAPIIPFGYADFFKTIPGGIQFRASTFSAVVEDTVTAFLDHGIEHILILNGHTSNAPLFDQTLRRIRAERGVSVAFINLWQAIPDALWKELHGPSVAAVRGHGGDPLTSIYLHLFPELMRMDLARPSVREKAFGLPTGGVNNVQFEGMPVHVPLNCDEVNADGMLGGDPLLASAEKGEKMVEHLVGFCARFVEHLRRCDMRSVTAFSPQTEKAAS; the protein is encoded by the coding sequence ATGAGCATCAAACGCAAGCATGCGCTGAAGGACATGACGTTCGCGGAGTTCCGCGAACTTCTTTCCGAAAAGCCCGTCATCCTGCTGCCCTTCGGAAGCCAGGAGGAACAGGGACCCCATGCCCCGATGGGCGATTTCATGCTGACCGAAGCGGTGGCGGCAAAAGTGGCGGAAGCCTCCTACGCGATCGTCGCGCCGATCATCCCCTTCGGTTACGCCGATTTCTTCAAGACCATCCCGGGCGGCATACAGTTCCGTGCGTCGACCTTCTCGGCCGTGGTCGAGGATACCGTGACCGCCTTTCTGGATCACGGCATCGAGCATATCCTGATCCTGAACGGCCATACCAGCAATGCGCCGCTTTTCGACCAGACGCTTCGCCGCATCCGCGCCGAGCGCGGCGTTTCGGTCGCCTTCATCAATCTCTGGCAGGCGATCCCGGATGCGCTCTGGAAGGAGTTGCACGGTCCCTCGGTCGCTGCGGTCCGCGGCCATGGCGGCGATCCGCTGACCTCGATCTACCTGCATCTCTTCCCCGAATTGATGCGTATGGACCTCGCCCGCCCCTCGGTGCGTGAAAAGGCCTTCGGCCTGCCGACCGGCGGCGTCAACAACGTCCAGTTCGAGGGCATGCCGGTGCATGTGCCGCTCAATTGCGACGAGGTGAATGCCGACGGCATGCTCGGCGGCGACCCGTTGCTTGCCAGCGCCGAGAAGGGCGAAAAGATGGTCGAACATCTCGTCGGCTTCTGCGCCCGTTTCGTCGAACATCTGCGCCGCTGCGACATGCGCTCGGTGACGGCCTTTTCACCGCAGACGGAAAAGGCGGCATCATGA